From Streptosporangium album, the proteins below share one genomic window:
- a CDS encoding DUF397 domain-containing protein, which produces MEADLSAAVWRKASVGGDTGGDCVEVAVVDAPGAGHKAGLGSLYVLRDSKNPEGPKLFFTRSEWDAFVGGVKLGEFDS; this is translated from the coding sequence ATGGAAGCAGACCTGAGCGCGGCCGTCTGGCGCAAGGCGTCCGTCGGCGGCGACACCGGCGGCGACTGCGTCGAGGTGGCCGTGGTGGACGCCCCCGGTGCCGGGCACAAGGCGGGCCTCGGCTCCCTTTACGTGCTGCGCGACTCCAAGAACCCCGAAGGGCCGAAACTGTTCTTCACCCGCTCGGAGTGGGACGCCTTCGTCGGCGGCGTCAAGCTTGGCGAGTTCGACAGCTGA
- a CDS encoding UDP-glucose dehydrogenase family protein, which produces MAYRLTMVGTGYLGATTSACMAELGFEVLGVDVDAEKVARLQAGDLPIYEPGLQEVLRRNLANGRLRFTTSYEEAGAFGDVHFLCLGTPQKPGEYGADVSYLDAAIESLAPHLKRECLVLGKSTVPVGTAQRLADKLARLAPIGTGAELAWNPEFLREGFAVKDTLYPDRIVLGVASDRAEKIMREVYASMLELGTPIVITDYPTAELVKVAANAFLATKISFINAMAEVCEAAHADVKQLSLALSFDDRIGGKFLNPGLGFGGGCLPKDIRAFMARAGELGADQALTFLREVDAINKRRRNRMVDLARELAGGSFHGCTVTVLGAAFKPNSDDIRDSPALDVAVKISEQGGRVTVYDPVAQENARRAHPHLSYGDSALEAARDSHVVLLLTEWQEFVELDPEALGAVVASRKIVDGRNALDAETWRAAGWHYRALGRP; this is translated from the coding sequence GTGGCCTACCGCCTGACGATGGTGGGAACCGGATACCTGGGTGCGACGACGTCCGCGTGCATGGCGGAGCTGGGCTTCGAAGTCCTCGGCGTCGATGTGGACGCGGAGAAGGTCGCCCGGCTACAGGCCGGTGACCTGCCCATCTACGAACCCGGTCTGCAAGAGGTTCTCCGGCGCAACCTCGCCAACGGGCGACTGCGCTTCACCACCTCCTACGAGGAGGCCGGCGCCTTCGGCGACGTGCACTTCCTGTGCCTGGGCACCCCGCAGAAACCCGGTGAGTACGGAGCGGACGTCTCCTACCTGGACGCCGCGATCGAGTCGCTGGCCCCCCACCTGAAACGCGAATGCCTGGTCCTGGGCAAGTCCACCGTCCCGGTGGGCACCGCCCAGCGCCTGGCCGACAAGCTGGCCCGGCTGGCCCCCATCGGCACGGGGGCCGAGCTGGCATGGAACCCCGAGTTCCTGCGTGAGGGCTTCGCCGTCAAGGACACCCTCTACCCCGACCGGATCGTGCTGGGTGTCGCCTCCGACAGGGCCGAGAAGATCATGCGCGAGGTGTACGCCTCGATGCTGGAGCTGGGCACCCCGATAGTGATCACCGACTACCCGACCGCCGAGCTGGTCAAGGTCGCCGCCAACGCCTTCCTCGCCACCAAGATCTCGTTCATCAACGCGATGGCCGAGGTGTGTGAGGCCGCCCACGCCGACGTCAAGCAGCTGTCGCTTGCGCTCTCCTTCGACGACCGCATCGGCGGGAAGTTCCTCAACCCCGGCCTGGGCTTCGGCGGCGGCTGCCTGCCCAAGGACATCCGGGCGTTCATGGCCCGCGCCGGGGAGCTGGGCGCAGACCAGGCGCTGACCTTCCTGCGCGAGGTGGACGCGATCAACAAGCGCCGCCGCAACCGCATGGTCGACCTGGCCCGCGAACTGGCCGGCGGCTCCTTCCACGGCTGCACGGTCACCGTCCTCGGCGCCGCGTTCAAGCCCAACTCCGACGACATCCGCGACTCGCCCGCCCTGGACGTCGCCGTCAAGATCAGCGAGCAGGGCGGCCGGGTCACCGTCTACGACCCCGTCGCCCAGGAGAACGCCCGCCGGGCCCATCCCCACCTCTCCTACGGCGACTCCGCCCTGGAGGCCGCCCGCGACTCCCACGTGGTGCTGCTGCTGACCGAGTGGCAGGAGTTCGTCGAGCTCGACCCCGAGGCGCTCGGTGCCGTGGTCGCCTCCCGCAAGATCGTTGACGGCCGCAACGCCCTCGACGCCGAAACCTGGCGGGCCGCCGGCTGGCACTACCGTGCCCTCGGCCGCCCCTGA
- a CDS encoding Scr1 family TA system antitoxin-like transcriptional regulator: MGAGPEFGLSLVSAEGAADTVYVDRAARGHVTDQPRDVAEIRTRFEELRAEALPPRAGIDLMAKVMTTWKQT, encoded by the coding sequence ATGGGCGCCGGACCGGAGTTCGGTCTCTCCCTGGTGAGCGCCGAGGGCGCGGCGGATACTGTCTACGTGGACCGCGCCGCCCGAGGGCACGTCACCGACCAGCCTCGCGATGTGGCGGAGATCCGCACACGTTTCGAAGAGCTCCGCGCGGAGGCCCTGCCCCCGCGAGCGGGCATCGACCTGATGGCGAAGGTGATGACGACATGGAAGCAGACCTGA
- a CDS encoding acyl-CoA dehydrogenase family protein: MSFPLYALPEEHQMLRETVRALADEKIAPRAAEADETGEFPWDVYKALVAADLHAVHVPEEYGGAGADALATVIVIEEVARACASSSLIPAVNKLGTVPLLLSASEEVKQRYLAPVARGEGMFSYALSEAEAGSDAAAMKTRAVADGDDYVLNGAKMWITNAGVSEYYTVMAVTEPGVGARGISAFVVEKGDEGVSFGAKERKLGIKGSPTRQVIFENVRIPASRMIGEPGTGFKTALATLDHTRITIAAQALGIAQGALDYAIGYVKERKQFGKAVAEFQGVQFMIADMAMKLEAARQLTYAAAAKSELAMHGEPQKDLTFFSSAAKCAASDAAMEITTDAVQLLGGYGYTSDYPVERMMRDAKITQIYEGTNQIQRMVMARQLLK, translated from the coding sequence ATGAGCTTCCCTCTCTATGCGCTGCCCGAGGAGCACCAGATGCTCCGGGAGACCGTCCGCGCCCTCGCCGACGAGAAGATCGCCCCTCGTGCCGCCGAGGCCGACGAGACGGGGGAGTTTCCCTGGGACGTCTACAAGGCGCTCGTCGCCGCTGACCTGCACGCCGTGCACGTTCCCGAGGAGTACGGCGGCGCGGGGGCCGACGCCCTCGCGACCGTCATCGTCATCGAGGAGGTGGCGCGGGCCTGCGCGTCGTCCTCGCTGATCCCCGCGGTCAACAAGCTGGGCACCGTCCCGCTGCTGCTGTCGGCGTCCGAGGAGGTCAAGCAGCGCTACCTCGCGCCGGTCGCGCGGGGCGAGGGGATGTTCTCCTATGCCCTGTCCGAGGCCGAGGCCGGCAGCGACGCCGCCGCGATGAAGACCCGCGCCGTGGCCGACGGCGACGACTACGTCCTCAACGGCGCCAAGATGTGGATCACCAACGCCGGTGTGTCGGAGTACTACACGGTGATGGCCGTGACCGAGCCCGGGGTCGGCGCGCGGGGCATCTCCGCGTTCGTCGTGGAGAAGGGCGACGAGGGCGTCAGCTTCGGCGCCAAGGAGCGGAAGCTCGGCATCAAGGGTTCCCCGACCCGTCAGGTCATCTTCGAGAACGTGCGCATCCCCGCTTCCCGGATGATCGGCGAGCCGGGCACCGGCTTCAAGACCGCCCTGGCGACCCTGGACCACACCCGCATCACCATCGCCGCCCAGGCTCTCGGCATCGCCCAGGGCGCGCTGGACTACGCGATCGGCTATGTGAAGGAGCGCAAGCAGTTCGGCAAGGCCGTGGCCGAGTTCCAGGGCGTCCAGTTCATGATCGCCGACATGGCGATGAAGCTGGAGGCCGCCCGCCAGCTCACCTACGCCGCCGCCGCCAAGTCCGAACTGGCCATGCACGGCGAGCCGCAGAAGGACCTCACGTTCTTCTCCAGCGCCGCCAAGTGTGCCGCCTCCGACGCCGCGATGGAGATCACCACCGACGCGGTCCAGCTCCTCGGCGGGTACGGCTACACCAGCGACTACCCGGTCGAGCGGATGATGCGCGACGCCAAGATCACCCAGATCTACGAGGGCACCAACCAGATCCAGCGCATGGTCATGGCCCGCCAGCTCCTGAAGTAG
- the purE gene encoding 5-(carboxyamino)imidazole ribonucleotide mutase, producing MTTVGIVMGSDSDWPVMRLAAEALAEFGVAFEADVVSAHRMPEEMITYGAQAAGRGLKVIIAGAGGAAHLPGMLASVTPLPVIGVPVPLKYLDGMDSLLSIVQMPAGVPVATVAVGGARNAGLLAVRILAASDEKLRVKMEEFQASLKEQAHAKGAKLRAEAADLMR from the coding sequence ATGACCACCGTCGGCATCGTCATGGGCAGCGACTCCGACTGGCCGGTGATGAGGCTCGCCGCCGAGGCGCTGGCCGAGTTCGGGGTCGCGTTCGAGGCCGACGTCGTCTCCGCGCACCGCATGCCGGAGGAGATGATCACGTACGGCGCGCAGGCGGCCGGACGCGGCCTCAAAGTGATCATCGCGGGGGCCGGGGGCGCGGCTCACCTGCCCGGCATGCTCGCCTCGGTCACCCCTCTGCCGGTGATCGGCGTCCCCGTCCCGCTGAAGTATCTCGACGGCATGGACTCCCTGCTCTCCATCGTCCAGATGCCCGCCGGAGTCCCGGTCGCGACCGTCGCCGTCGGCGGCGCCCGCAACGCGGGCCTGCTGGCCGTACGGATCCTCGCCGCCTCCGACGAGAAGCTGCGGGTCAAGATGGAGGAGTTCCAGGCGTCCCTCAAGGAGCAGGCCCACGCCAAGGGCGCCAAGCTCCGCGCCGAGGCGGCCGATCTGATGCGGTGA